GTGTTCGCGCCGCAGGACGACGAGGAATGGCGGTATCTCTCGACCCGGCTGCTCGAAGCGAAGCCCGAGGAGGGCGGCGTCTGCGTGGTGATCGCGGGGGGTGATCTATCGACGAAGGGCGTGTCGCTCGCGTTTCGGCTGGTGAACGAGCGGCGGGACGCGATCTCGAAGCGGATCGGTTGTCCCTTGTTATGGTGCGGGACGGCGGAGTTCTTGCTGGAGACGGCGCAGTGGGCGCCCGATTTCTGGTCGGTGCGGGCGGTGGAGCGGAGGCTCCGGCTGCGGGAGAGGGAGGAGAAGCCGCGGGAGGAGGCGGCGGCCCCGTCGTCGAGGGCCGATCTGCTGGAGGAGGCGCGGCGGCAGGGGGATCGAAAGAGCATATCGACGCTGACCGTCGGCCAGATCCGTCCGATGCTGTCGGCGGGCGAGCTCGCGGAGGCGGAGGCGCTGCTCGCGGGGACGCCCGCGGCCATGGCGGAGAAGGACCCCGAGGACTGGGGCGAGATCGAGCTCTTGCGGGCGGAGGTCGCGCGGAGGCGGGGGCAGCTCGATCAATCCGAGGCGATGCTGCAGCAGATCCTCGCGGCGCCCGGCCTGCCGAAGTTGATTGCGTGCCGCGCGCACTTGCTCCTCGGGCGGGTGCGAGACACGGGGGACGACGCCGATTCCCAGGCAGCGGCCGTGCAGTATCAAACCGCGAAGGAGCTGGCGCAGGCGATACGCGCGCCGGCGCTCGAGCGCCTGGCCTCCTATCGTCACGTGTGGCGCTCGCCGCGTCACGTCCTCGAGCTCTGGGGCGCGTCTCGGACCACCAGCGTCGACGACCGCCCGGTCCAGGCTCTGCTCATGGCGATCGTGGCCGCGGCGATGGCGAGCTCCCACGACATCCAGCAGGCCAGGCGATTGCTGGCAGAAGCGTCCGCATTGGCAGAGCGCTCGAAGGACGATCCCACCATTCTTTTTGGCGGAGAGGTCGAGGAGGAGCTGCAAAAGGCGCGGGAGGTGATCACGCGGCTCGAGGCCAAGCCCGAGCCCAAGAAGGTGGCGATCACCCCGACGCCCGCGGTCCCGCAGGTCGAAGCCACGACGACGAGCAAGAGCGGCCGAGGGTGGTGGATCGCAGCCGTGGCGCTGGCCCTGGTCCTGGTAGGAAGCTGGGCCCTGTGGAGGTATTACGACGCGGTCGACGAGGTGCAGTTCTGCTTCACCGACGGAGCGCTGATCCACTGCACGCGTAGCCTCGGCGCCTGCGAAGAGCTCCGCGCGAAGATCGGCCCCTCCGCCGGGCCATGTCAACCCGTGACGACGACCTTCCCCTGAGCTTTTTGGGGTTTTCCCCGCCGCTCAGTCGCACGTCGTGTTGGTGATATACACCGGCCGGTTGGTGGAGCTGTCGCCGATGAAGAGGTTACAATCCACCAGGTAGAGCTTCGAGCCGGCGGTCGAGTTGATGGCCGTGCTGCCGACCTTCAGCGTGCCGTTCGAGAAGGACGCCGTCGTGCCCGTCACGCTCGACTGCCAGCGGGTGCTGCCCGTGGTCTTGTCGACGATCTGCAGGCGGCCGCTGCTGTTCAGGATGAGCTTGGCCTTGCCGGTCTCGAGGATCGTTTGGCTCGAGGTGGTCTTGGTGAGGCTGAAGCTCGAGGTGTTCCTGACCGCGTATTTGCAATCGTCGCTGTTGCACGCACCCGAGGCCCACAGGATGTCGCCCGAGGCGGTCGTGATCCGGAGCTGGTTGCGCATCAATTGCAATTCGCCGGCCACGCCCAGGTTCGTCTTCGAGGACCAGAGCGCGTTGTACTCGTCATCGTAGATGACGAGGTTGCCGTCCTCCTGGTTGCACAGATACTTCCCCGAGCCGCCGGTATTCGTCTGCCACACGGTGCTCCCGCTGCTGCTGTACAGGGCGAGGTTGCCCGTGAAGTCCCAGGTGAGCCTGTAGTCGTACCCAGCCCCGATGTAGTCGCCGTTCTTCAGGAGGTTCATGGCGCCCGGGAAGGCGGGGATGCAGAACGGGCCGCCGCCGTATTGAAACTCGTAGGCGTCGAAGGGCGTGATGTAGCCGTTGCTGTGGCGGTTCCAGTCCGTCTCGCTGTTCCATACCGAGACGCCGTCCGCGTCGACCAGGTGCACGACCTCGCCGATGAGGACCATGGCCGTCGCCTTGCTCCCGCCCATCGCCGTCGTCGTCTCGGTGCTCCAGACATACTGGCCGCCGGAGGTGATCTTCAGGTTGCCGTCGCTCTGGAAGGAGAGCGTGTCGGCATTGCTGGCGTGCGTGCCCGACGCCCAGATGACCTTGCCGTTCGTGGCGTAGAGGACGAGGTTGCCGTCGGACTGCCATTTGAAGGTCGCGGCGTCGTTCTTGAGCAGCGTGGTCGCCGCCGAGGTGCTCCAGGACGTGTAGCCCGTCCGTCGATCGAAGGTGCCCGTCGTCGAGACCGTCTCCGTGCAATCGGCGGAGCAGGTGTCGATCTCGCCGAGGGCGCACGTCCCATTGCCGCAATACTCGAAGTCGCCGCCCGCGGCCTTCTCGAAGGCATCGATGGTCTCGTAGACGAGCTCCCCGAGCTTGTCGTCGCGGTAGTTCATCCTGACGTTCTGGTGCGCGATCCGGGCGGTCGCCTCCTTCTGGTTGTCCTTCGTCGAGCTGTGATTGCCGCCGGACCGGTACGTACAGCGCCAGTACTCGTAGGTATGACAGGTCGTCCCCGAGGAGCTCGTGGGGTCGCTGTAACACCACTTCGAATCCACGTCGTTGTAGAACCCATTGTCGATGAGGAACACGAAGCAATCCGATTTGCAGCACTTGTTCCCGGATGAGTCGGAGTCGTGGTACACGGAGCCGAACGCGCTGTCGACCTCGTCCGACCAGTCGTCGAGGAAGAGCGCGACTTCGTCGGCCTCGCTCTCGATTCTGTTCGTCCGGAAGCTCGCGAGATCACTCGCGTCGAGCAGGTATTCCCCGGAGCCCGCCGCCACGCCCAGCGCATTCTTGGCGACCTCGATGTTGTACATCTCGACCAGCATCGCGTGGCGGATCGCCGCGAGGACCCGGTAGCCCTGGGCTCCGTCGAGGCCGTAGGCGATGAGGACATCCATCACGTCCTCGGCGTCGTCGTGGATGCTCTCGGCCCAGTCGTAGGATTGCTGGAGCGCGCTGATGCTCTGCGTCTGGTTGCGATAATACTCCGACGCGTCGCTGATGACGCCGTCCGATTTCGCCGCCAGCTCGGTCAGCGAATGCGCGTCGAGCTCCTCCGCCACGATGGCCTTGATGTTGGCGAGGTCCGAGCTCGAGAGCGAATAGCTGCTCGTCTCCCCTCCGAGGACACAAAGGCCAAAGTTGTCGGTCGAGCCGGAGGCCAGGCAGCCGATCGCATTCTTCACGAAGAGCGAGGCGACGCTGGAGACAAAGCTCGCCGAGGCTTCGCGCTCGGCCACGAGGCTCGTGCCAGCCAGGGCGCCGGCCACGGCGAGAGGGAGAAAGGCCGTGCGCATCGAGCGGCCGAATCCACGACGAAGGAGGCGAAGCTCATCGTTATTCGTTTGCATGGGCGTGGGTAGAGCATCGGCCGTGCCAGCTCTGCGAAGGCGGCGCGAGGAGGGAAAGCCCGCTGCAAAGAAGGCGATTTCGCGCCGTGCACCGGCGGGCGCCGCGCGCGAGGAGGGGGGATTGGAGGTTCGAGCCGCCATCGATGGAGGCGCGGACCTCCAACGTGCCGGACCCACCGCCGGACCGTGCCAAGAGGTGACTCTCACCTCCCCGTGAGACCCGTCGACGCCTGCGGCGAGCTGCTCGGACCAGCGAGGCGGCGCCGTCGGCCGCTGCCACGAGCTGCTCGGACGCGCGGCACGACGCGGTCGACCGCTCCCACGAGCTGCTCGGACACGCCCGATGGTGCCGTCGACCGCTCCCGCGAGCGACTCCGACTCGCCCGATGGCGTCGTCGACCGCTGCCGCGAGCGACTCCGACTCGCCTGATGGCGCGGTCGACCGTTGCCACGAGCTGCTCGCCCTCGCTTGAAGGGGCGACGCACGGTGATTTGGTTTACATTTGAAGAACGATCCGCTCCGGCGGCGGCGCCATGGAGGCCCGTCCGTCCTCGCGCTGGGCTTTCAGGACACGTCGTCGAACAACGCGGACGCGGACGAGACGAGCACGGCGCTGCGGTGCCACCGGTCGAGCGTGGACAGGTCCTTCGTCGCCAGCACGCGCCGGCGAACCTCGTCCGGGACGGCGAGCCCGCGCGTCTCGAGCACGTCGAGCACCGCCTTGGCCTTCGCCTCGATCGCACCCTCCTCCCGGCCCTCCTCCCGGCCCTGCTGGAAGTACTTGCGGGCAAAGTCGCTCTGGTACTCGTAGTTGCGAATCGTCATGGACTCCTCCAGCGCACGTCGGACCGCCTGGCTCAGCGCAGAGAATACCAGGTCTACATAAAGCGCGCTCCGCTCGGCGTCGAGACCCGCGCTCGCCCGGTCAAGAAAAACGTTTGGCCCGATGGAACCCCTACGTCCGCACCTCGATCCGCTCCGGCTCCATCGTCACCCCCAGGTACGCCAGCGCCTCGCTCGGGTCCGTGAACACCCCCATCGCACGCTCGTCCGTGCGCACCTGACGCGTCACCTGCAGGATCCCCACCGCCGTCTGCACCAGCGTCGCGATCTTCTGGAACTCTCGCAAGAAGTGCTTCCGCAATCGACCGAACTCCGCCTCGAACTCGGGGTCGTTCCGCGGCGGCGCCGGGCGCGCGTCGATGAGGATCATCGTCCGCGGACGCGAGACGTACCCGAGCGCGCTCTCCATCTCGACGAACGTCTCCCGCATCGCGTCGATGCTCGGATAAGGCTCGCTCGTACGCGTCGCGATCACGAGCTTCCGCGTCACGTCGTGCCGCAGCACCATGTACGGGTTGCGGAAGACCTCCTTCGGCCCCACTCGGCTCGAAGGGACGATCGTCATGTCGACGCAGCCTCCTCCCGCGTGCACGTCACCACGTGCAGCGATGCGCCGCTCACCGGCTTCACGTCCACCGCCCGGCCAAACCGCGTCCGCATGACGAGCGCGCGGATCGCAGGCGGATCCCGCGGCACGATGCTCCACTCGAGCAGGTGCTCCATCATCGGCAAGTCCGTGAGGTCCGGCGAGAGCGAAGCCCACACCGCCGCCCCGCCCGGCGCGAGGCGCCCCCAGATCCAGTCGAGCAGCGCGACCGCGTCGTCGTCCGAGAGGTAGTCGAAGAAGCTGAACGCATACACGAGGTGCTGCGGCGCGAGGAAGATCTCCGAGCCCGAACCCGAGAGGCTCAATGGCTCGGCGCAGAGGAAGGTCATCGACGCGGCGTGCCCCGCCTCCGAGGCCTGGTGGTTGCCACGGCGGAGCGCGTCCGGATCCGGGTCGATACACGTCGCCGCGAGGACCCCCTCGCCCGCCTCGTCCATCGCGTCGAGAAGCTCGTCGCCCCCGCCGCTCCCGATGCTCGTCACGAGGAACTTGCCGCCCTCGCCAAACTCGCCCGCCCGACGCACGATCTCGGCCACCATCACCCGGCGACCCTCGCGCCGCGCCTGGCAGACAGGCCGATCGAGGAACCACCGATCAACGAGCGGGCCAATGAGGCCGTCCCCCTCGGCGTCCGCGTCGGCGATCGCGCGGCGCGTCTCGTCGTCCTCGGCCACACCACAAGGTTTGTCGTAGATGCGCGCGATCGTCGCGCTCGACATGAGGAGCGAGAAGCAGTTGCGGAACACGAAGCTGCCCACGCCCTCACGCAAGCGGCTGATGTCCCGGAAGGTGAGGAGGTCGT
The nucleotide sequence above comes from Polyangium spumosum. Encoded proteins:
- a CDS encoding cyclic nucleotide-binding domain-containing protein — its product is MLRDKLSFLGDQDIDLLLRSSQRRHVVRGEIVVREGQSPEAIFLVQEGFISVRAGGVTVGYFGPGQVLGEIGFLERRSASATVVAEGDAVLNRIDNADLEALLSAHPDLAARFYRSLAVSLSRRVRALSGSLTKLRGQRSHKARYGQLSARHVPSSLIDGLAGVSREVTRIEESLAQRRTTPDAAARVVASSCDRVVSLLEEHTTEKALLAISVDDLLTFRDISRLREGVGSFVFRNCFSLLMSSATIARIYDKPCGVAEDDETRRAIADADAEGDGLIGPLVDRWFLDRPVCQARREGRRVMVAEIVRRAGEFGEGGKFLVTSIGSGGGDELLDAMDEAGEGVLAATCIDPDPDALRRGNHQASEAGHAASMTFLCAEPLSLSGSGSEIFLAPQHLVYAFSFFDYLSDDDAVALLDWIWGRLAPGGAAVWASLSPDLTDLPMMEHLLEWSIVPRDPPAIRALVMRTRFGRAVDVKPVSGASLHVVTCTREEAAST